A stretch of the Salarias fasciatus chromosome 3, fSalaFa1.1, whole genome shotgun sequence genome encodes the following:
- the shroom4 gene encoding protein Shroom4 isoform X2 has protein sequence MQIHPGAFTLPWHSTDNSDLSMQWGQLSRPYSSTDQSSSLGSMESLDTPTPTAQPYSDSHSSPVDPALFNNKRDSAYSSFSASSNTSDYATVPLRPGEACSMDNLLQSLGPAYQGYHGGDTSTLGRSSGEVPDEAQQITHKSRSLTRPRQRPAEVKDRPSSCCYEQELRGGDFEIVRNGESDAGRKINPPQPPTRKDSFRATRSRPNVVNKRCASAPIENSRVPYFEDSKSPLVAESGIQNGFSILEEHAQTGNFKKDSSDSHFVQRQSKDRQIRCDTSDKEYKPETTSNHLSDSASQTSSGPSSLPADASTETQGKTQLRHSHTKHSSTGLHRHSAPEKLLATQLQLLQFDSDGTSSESYNQSNPSVSSQWSDSSVQTAKEDLSSTLSNKWGGSRCSTPGSVFLEEDVDAGNANERLEGSVNGGSVSPVHHHIPWGRSASVPGEPVGSSTQERVSCDQMLQSDFAPLSAAASMDTLLDEHKTVGGEGKKEEDVKENASPKKSNSSRNFRRNRRRSDRFATNLRNEIQRKKAQLQSSRGPGGLLCSGETVQEEGPDLIEEGVDIELPSKEKPSKVSFAAPAIPQDSQTTSNASSEANHEGSPSSAYPQNSSSSRSVQILDPGLPSFGVGIRVVEEPAPAGKARRWRWTPEHKLQPEPAQQCGFPGERVLGVTGSRHGVCAFTSSTSYGRSSSCSRIEETDILPFADRMKFFEATSKGVPVPNMSSLPGYRQKKTSRYPEHHGGDPVPPPTQRRYSYQGGLQQEGALLQNTLEARRQSVSIMRERQREKEREQAREMEERAREREREERLRERERQQERERQEKELEMERLREIQREERVRQWEMERERELELEREKEMERIREMERLKKEREKELEREREREEDPQLSSRHEFYSSSGFRERNQDFQHKESLHSFQPKPQAYSHCQLQNQVQRSAFHPVSSSSQQPHQQGYAERSYTPAETYPARQQETTKINRKYSLTERDYSSWRRESRPAESAGHQGRWGSRQQHFSSDDHNGYSSAPPPAPLALRGRAMSENDLRFDGSHRWSPSVSMSASQTLSEVEEGGGDAAGRQGRKKTPPPPRPPPPKWEQFHRRRASHHALFAAPAPPPNYSAHSASYVPPPEESRQRSYSLPPERQEASEGGCPRCSCVQTQDAPANQHPAPFQDRAFAVAPPSPMFSRRAFRPVAPPQRETDVREEAGPSLPPPPPPPLLPPPAESRENSSPQTSPEQNRPTVNPHQQQSVMRPAAQWERAPSPRIHSDTALPPAVENGGISPPLSSYLNEMGLGEQQRVPEAGTESEATLSPSPAHSLEADLDVPLETDIDDFQEEELPAGAPPLTSELPCFALPVTVLETDIDTLGDPGASPPGRGSPEEEEELEAGESLEELFPHGGEGDSGMESWRGAYQTTEHSTDSLDRRSGASSSCSSYYSTSAAKAQLLSQMKDFAEQRERSEDDELTYKRQLMESLRKKLGVLREAQRGLQEDIRANAQLGEEVENMVVSVCKPNEVDKFRMFIGDLDKVVSLLLSLSGRLLRVETTLDTLDPETEHHERLPLQEKKRQLMRQLSEAQDLKEHVDRREQAVSRVLGRCLSPEQHRDYSHFVKMKAALLVEQRQLEDKIRLGEEQLRGLRESLGLGLGLGLGMGMSMGYGHF, from the exons ATGCAGATCCACCCCGGCGCCTTCACACTACCCTGGCACTCCACCGACAACAG TGACTTGTCCATGCAGTGGGGGCAGCTGTCCAGACCGTACTCCTCCACCGACCAGAGCAGTTCCCTGGGCTCCATGGAGAGCCTGGACACCCCGACGCCCACCGCCCAGCCGTACTCCGACTCGCACAGCTCGCCCGTCGACCCCGCCCTCTTCAACAACAAGAGAGACTCGGCCTACAGCTCCTTCTCCGCCAGCTCCAACACGTCTGACTACGCAACGGTGCCGCTGCGGCCCGGAGAGGCGTGCTCCATGGATAACCTCCTGCAGAGCTTGGGGCCGGCGTATCAGGGATACCACGGCGGCGATACCTCGACCCTGGGGAGATCGTCCGGCGAGGTCCCAGATGAGGCTCAGCAGATCACGCACAAGTCCAGATCGCTGACCAGGCCGAGACAGAGGCCTGCTGAGGTCAAAGACAGACCCTCGTCGTGCTGCTACGAGCAGGAGCTGAGGGGAGGAGACTTTGAGATTGTGAGAAATGGCGAAAGCGATGCGGGGAGGAAGATAAATCCCCCTCAGCCTCCAACAAGGAAGGACAGTTTTCGGGCGACCCGGAGTCGCCCTAATGTTGTCAACAAGCGTTGTGCTTCCGCTCCGATTGAAAATTCCAGAGTGCCTTATTTTGAGGACAGCAAGTCTCCTCTGGTAGCTGAATCAGGGATTCAGAATGGCTTCTCTATACTTGAAGAACACGCACAAACTGGGAATTTCAAAAAAGATTCCTCAgactcccactttgtgcagcGACAGAGTAAAGATAGACAAATCAGATGTGACACTAGTGATAAAGAATACAAACCAGAGACCACCTCAAATCACCTCTCTGACTCAGCCTCCCAAACTTCCTCCGGTCCGAGCTCCTTACCTGCAGACGCCTCCACTGAGACTCAAGGGAAGACGCAACTGAGACACTCGCATACCAAACACTCCTCGACAGGGCTGCACAGACACAGCGCCCCTGAGAAACTTCTCGCCACGCAACTTCAGTTATTACAGTTTGATAGTGATGGCACTTCTTCAGAGTCTTACAATCAGTCTAATCCCTCTGTGAGCAGTCAGTGGTCCGACTCGTCGGTTCAGACCGCGAAGGAAGACCTCAGTAGCACCTTATCCAACAAATGGGGAGGCAGCCGGTGCTCAACCCCAGGGTCTGTGTTTTTGGAAGAGGATGTTGACGCTGGTAATGCAAACGAGAGGCTGGAGGGGAGCGTCAATGGTGGGTCGGTCTCTCCTGTTCATCACCACATCCCTTGGGGTCGCTCTGCGAGCGTACCGGGGGAACCCGTGGGGTCGTCAACCCAGGAACGAGTAAGCTGCGACCAGATGCTGCAGAGTGACTTTGCGCCTCTTAGTGCCGCCGCCAGCATGGACACTTTATTAGACGAGCACAAAACAGTCGGTGGGGAAGGGAAAAAAGAGGAGGACGTCAAAGAAAACGCATCGCCGAAAAAGTCAAACTCATCCAGGAACTTTCGAAGGAACCGGCGTCGCAGCGATCGATTCGCTACCAACCTCCGCAACGAGATCCAGAGGAAAAAGGCCCAGCTTCAAAGTAGCCGTGGTCCGGGAGGATTGCTCTGCAGTGGAGAAACTGTCCAGGAGGAGGGCCCGGACCTCATCGAGGAAGGGGTAGATATAGAACTGCCTTCCAAGGAAAAACCCTCGAAAGTGTCATTTGCAGCACCCGCCATTCCTCAAGACTCACAAACCACATCAAACGCCTCCAGTGAAGCCAACCATGAAGGGTCTCCGTCCTCGGCCTACCCTCAGAACAGCAGCTCATCGCGGTCTGTTCAGATTCTGGATCCAGGTCTTCCCAGTTTCGGTGTCGGCATCCGAGTTGTAGAGGAGCCAGCGCCTGCCGGCAAGGCCCGCCGCTGGCGTTGGACCCCCGAGCATAAACTCCAACCGGAACCggctcagcagtgtggcttCCCGGGCGAGAGAGTACTAGGCGTGACGGGGTCGCGTCACGGGGTCTGCGCCTTCACCTCCTCTACCTCCTACGGAcggtcctcctcctgctctcggATCGAGGAGACGGATATTCTTCCATTTGCTGATCGAATGAAGTTTTTCGAGGCGACGAGCAAAGGCGTGCCCGTTCCAAATATGTCAAGTCTTCCAGGCTACAGGCAGAAGAAAACCTCCCGCTACCCAGAGCACCATGGAGGGGACCCGGTTCCACCTCCCACCCAGAGGAGATACTCGTACCAGGGGGGGCTTCAGCAGGAAGGTGCCCTGCTTCAGAACACCCTGGAGGCCAGGAGGCAGTCCGTGAGCATCAtgagggagaggcagagagagaaggagagggaacAGGCGAGAGAAATGGAGGAGAGGGCAAGGGAACGAGAGCGGGAGGAACGGTTAAGGGAAAGAGAGaggcagcaggagagagagaggcaagaGAAGGAGTTAGAAATGGAGAGGCTGAGGGAGATTCAACGGGAGGAGAGGGTGAGACAGTGGGAgatggaaagagagagggagctcgagttggaaagagaaaaagagatggAAAGAATCAGAGAGATGGAGCGTCTCAAAAAGGAACGGGAGAAAGAGcttgagagggagagagaaagggaagaAGATCCTCAGCTCAGCTCACGTCACGAGTTTTACAGCAGCTCCGGCTTCAGGGAAAGAAATCAAGACTTCCAGCACAAGGAGAGCCTCCACAGCTTCCAGCCAAAGCCTCAGGCTTACTCACACTGCCAGCTCCAGAACCAAGTGCAGCGATCTGCTTTTCATccggtcagcagctcctctcaaCAGCCTCACCAGCAGGGATACGCAGAGCGAAGCTACACGCCCGCAGAG ACGTATCCCGCCCGGCAGCAGGAAACCACCAAGATCAACAGGAAGTACAGCCTGACCGAGAG AGACTACTCCAGTTGGAGACGTGAGTCCAGACCAGCGGAGAGCGCCGGCCATCAGGGCCGCTGGGGCTCCAGACAGCAACACTTCAGCAGCGATGACCACAACGGCTACTCCTCCGCCCCTCCGCCCGCCCCGCTCGCCCTGCGAGGCCGAGCCATGTCTGAGAACGACCTCCGCTTCGACGGCAGCCACCGCTGGTCGCCGTCCGTCTCCATGTCCGCCAGCCAGACCCTGAGCGAGGTGGAGGAAGGGGGCGGAGACGCGGCGGGCAGGCAGGGCCGGAAgaagacgccgccgccgcccagaccgccgccgccgaagTGGGAGCAGTTCCACCGCAGGCGCGCGTCGCACCACGCCCTCTTCGCCGctcccgccccgccccccaacTACTCCGCCCACTCCGCCTCCTACGTCCCTCCGCCCGAGGAGTCCCGGCAGAGGTCCTACAGCCTGCCGCCGGAGAGGCAGGAGGCGTCCGAGGGCGGCTGCCCGCGCTGCAGCTGCGTTCAGACGCAGGACGCCCCGGCCAATCAGCACCCGGCGCCGTTCCAGGACCGGGCCTTCGCCGTGGCCCCGCCCAGCCCCATGTTCTCCAGGAGGGCCTTCAGGCCAGTGGCTCCACCCCAGAGGGAGACGGACGTGAGAGAGGAGGCGGGACCGTctttacctcctcctcctcctcctcctcttcttccacctccagcagagtccagagagaaCAG TTCACCTCAGACCAGTCCAGAGCAGAACCGACCAACAGTGAACCCTcaccagcagcagtcagtcatgAGGCCTGCAGCCCAGTGGGAGAGAGCCCCGTCTCCCAGAATCCATAGCGACACCGCGCTCCCTCCCGCGGTCGAAAATGGCGGGATTTCACCACCACTGTCATCTTACTTAAATGAGATGGGGTTGGGAGAGCAGCAAAGGGTCCCCGAAGCGGGAACCGAGTCGGAGGCGACCCTCAGCCcgagccccgcccacagcctGGAGGCCGACCTGGACGTCCCGCTGGAGACCGACATCGACGacttccaggaggaggagctccccGCCGGGGCCCCGCCCCTCACCAGCGAGCTGCCCTGTTTCGCGCTGCCCGTCACCGTCCTGGAGACGGACATCGACACGCTGGGCGACCCCGGGGCCTCGCCGCCGGGCCGCGGCtcgccggaggaggaggaggagctggaggccggGGAGAGCCTGGAGGAGCTCTTCCCCCACGGCGGCGAGGGAGACTCGGGCATGGAGAGCTGGAGGGGAGCCTACCAAACCACGGAGCACAGCACCGACAGCCTGGATAG GCGGTCCGGTGCgagctccagctgttcctcctatTACAGCACGTCGGCCGCCAAGGCTCAGCTCCTGTCGCAGATGAAGGACTTCGCCGAGCAGCGGGAGCGCAGCGAGGACGACGAGCTGACCTACAAG AGgcagctgatggagagcctCCGCAAGAAGCTGGGAGTGCTGAGGGAGGCGCAGaggggcctgcaggaggacatCCGGGCCAACGCGCAGctgggagaggag gtggagaacatggtggTGTCGGTGTGCAAGCCCAACGAGGTGGACAAGTTCCGCATGTTCATCGGAGACCTGGACAAGGTGGTGAGTCTGCTGCTGTCGCTGTCCGGGAGGCTGCTGAGGGTGGAGACCACGCTGGACACGCTGGACCCGGAGACCGAGCACCAcgagagg CTCCCCCTGCAGGAGAAGAAGCGTCAGCTCATGAGGCAGCTGTCAGAGGCTCAGGACCTGAAGGAGCACGTGGACCGCAGAGAGCAGGCCGTCAGCCGGGTGCTGGGCCGCTGCCTCTCGCCCGAGCAGCACCGAGACTACAG CCACTTTGTGAAGATGAAGGCCGCCCTGCTGGTGGAGCAgcggcagctggaggacaagATCCGGCTGggcgaggagcagctgagggggcTGAGGGAGAGCCTGGggctgggcctgggcctgggcctcgGCATGGGCATGTCCATGGGATACGGACATTTTTAA
- the shroom4 gene encoding protein Shroom4 isoform X1, giving the protein METVEQLVSFHHIQVQLSGGAPWGFTLKGGLEHGEPLIITKIEDGGKAAHCKKLKVGDELININGSALYGSRQEALILIKGSYRILKLTVRRRTVPLIRPHSWHLAKLSELPLPPPPPPPPPPCLPPADSPPLPPPPPPSAMQIHPGAFTLPWHSTDNSDLSMQWGQLSRPYSSTDQSSSLGSMESLDTPTPTAQPYSDSHSSPVDPALFNNKRDSAYSSFSASSNTSDYATVPLRPGEACSMDNLLQSLGPAYQGYHGGDTSTLGRSSGEVPDEAQQITHKSRSLTRPRQRPAEVKDRPSSCCYEQELRGGDFEIVRNGESDAGRKINPPQPPTRKDSFRATRSRPNVVNKRCASAPIENSRVPYFEDSKSPLVAESGIQNGFSILEEHAQTGNFKKDSSDSHFVQRQSKDRQIRCDTSDKEYKPETTSNHLSDSASQTSSGPSSLPADASTETQGKTQLRHSHTKHSSTGLHRHSAPEKLLATQLQLLQFDSDGTSSESYNQSNPSVSSQWSDSSVQTAKEDLSSTLSNKWGGSRCSTPGSVFLEEDVDAGNANERLEGSVNGGSVSPVHHHIPWGRSASVPGEPVGSSTQERVSCDQMLQSDFAPLSAAASMDTLLDEHKTVGGEGKKEEDVKENASPKKSNSSRNFRRNRRRSDRFATNLRNEIQRKKAQLQSSRGPGGLLCSGETVQEEGPDLIEEGVDIELPSKEKPSKVSFAAPAIPQDSQTTSNASSEANHEGSPSSAYPQNSSSSRSVQILDPGLPSFGVGIRVVEEPAPAGKARRWRWTPEHKLQPEPAQQCGFPGERVLGVTGSRHGVCAFTSSTSYGRSSSCSRIEETDILPFADRMKFFEATSKGVPVPNMSSLPGYRQKKTSRYPEHHGGDPVPPPTQRRYSYQGGLQQEGALLQNTLEARRQSVSIMRERQREKEREQAREMEERAREREREERLRERERQQERERQEKELEMERLREIQREERVRQWEMERERELELEREKEMERIREMERLKKEREKELEREREREEDPQLSSRHEFYSSSGFRERNQDFQHKESLHSFQPKPQAYSHCQLQNQVQRSAFHPVSSSSQQPHQQGYAERSYTPAETYPARQQETTKINRKYSLTERDYSSWRRESRPAESAGHQGRWGSRQQHFSSDDHNGYSSAPPPAPLALRGRAMSENDLRFDGSHRWSPSVSMSASQTLSEVEEGGGDAAGRQGRKKTPPPPRPPPPKWEQFHRRRASHHALFAAPAPPPNYSAHSASYVPPPEESRQRSYSLPPERQEASEGGCPRCSCVQTQDAPANQHPAPFQDRAFAVAPPSPMFSRRAFRPVAPPQRETDVREEAGPSLPPPPPPPLLPPPAESRENSSPQTSPEQNRPTVNPHQQQSVMRPAAQWERAPSPRIHSDTALPPAVENGGISPPLSSYLNEMGLGEQQRVPEAGTESEATLSPSPAHSLEADLDVPLETDIDDFQEEELPAGAPPLTSELPCFALPVTVLETDIDTLGDPGASPPGRGSPEEEEELEAGESLEELFPHGGEGDSGMESWRGAYQTTEHSTDSLDRRSGASSSCSSYYSTSAAKAQLLSQMKDFAEQRERSEDDELTYKRQLMESLRKKLGVLREAQRGLQEDIRANAQLGEEVENMVVSVCKPNEVDKFRMFIGDLDKVVSLLLSLSGRLLRVETTLDTLDPETEHHERLPLQEKKRQLMRQLSEAQDLKEHVDRREQAVSRVLGRCLSPEQHRDYSHFVKMKAALLVEQRQLEDKIRLGEEQLRGLRESLGLGLGLGLGMGMSMGYGHF; this is encoded by the exons ACGCACCGTCCCGCTCATCAGGCCTCACTCCTGGCACCTGGCGAAGCTGTCGGAGctgcccctccctccccctcccccgccgccgccgccgccctgcctCCCCCCGGCCGACTCGCCTCCCCTcccgcctcccccgcctccGTCTGCCATGCAGATCCACCCCGGCGCCTTCACACTACCCTGGCACTCCACCGACAACAG TGACTTGTCCATGCAGTGGGGGCAGCTGTCCAGACCGTACTCCTCCACCGACCAGAGCAGTTCCCTGGGCTCCATGGAGAGCCTGGACACCCCGACGCCCACCGCCCAGCCGTACTCCGACTCGCACAGCTCGCCCGTCGACCCCGCCCTCTTCAACAACAAGAGAGACTCGGCCTACAGCTCCTTCTCCGCCAGCTCCAACACGTCTGACTACGCAACGGTGCCGCTGCGGCCCGGAGAGGCGTGCTCCATGGATAACCTCCTGCAGAGCTTGGGGCCGGCGTATCAGGGATACCACGGCGGCGATACCTCGACCCTGGGGAGATCGTCCGGCGAGGTCCCAGATGAGGCTCAGCAGATCACGCACAAGTCCAGATCGCTGACCAGGCCGAGACAGAGGCCTGCTGAGGTCAAAGACAGACCCTCGTCGTGCTGCTACGAGCAGGAGCTGAGGGGAGGAGACTTTGAGATTGTGAGAAATGGCGAAAGCGATGCGGGGAGGAAGATAAATCCCCCTCAGCCTCCAACAAGGAAGGACAGTTTTCGGGCGACCCGGAGTCGCCCTAATGTTGTCAACAAGCGTTGTGCTTCCGCTCCGATTGAAAATTCCAGAGTGCCTTATTTTGAGGACAGCAAGTCTCCTCTGGTAGCTGAATCAGGGATTCAGAATGGCTTCTCTATACTTGAAGAACACGCACAAACTGGGAATTTCAAAAAAGATTCCTCAgactcccactttgtgcagcGACAGAGTAAAGATAGACAAATCAGATGTGACACTAGTGATAAAGAATACAAACCAGAGACCACCTCAAATCACCTCTCTGACTCAGCCTCCCAAACTTCCTCCGGTCCGAGCTCCTTACCTGCAGACGCCTCCACTGAGACTCAAGGGAAGACGCAACTGAGACACTCGCATACCAAACACTCCTCGACAGGGCTGCACAGACACAGCGCCCCTGAGAAACTTCTCGCCACGCAACTTCAGTTATTACAGTTTGATAGTGATGGCACTTCTTCAGAGTCTTACAATCAGTCTAATCCCTCTGTGAGCAGTCAGTGGTCCGACTCGTCGGTTCAGACCGCGAAGGAAGACCTCAGTAGCACCTTATCCAACAAATGGGGAGGCAGCCGGTGCTCAACCCCAGGGTCTGTGTTTTTGGAAGAGGATGTTGACGCTGGTAATGCAAACGAGAGGCTGGAGGGGAGCGTCAATGGTGGGTCGGTCTCTCCTGTTCATCACCACATCCCTTGGGGTCGCTCTGCGAGCGTACCGGGGGAACCCGTGGGGTCGTCAACCCAGGAACGAGTAAGCTGCGACCAGATGCTGCAGAGTGACTTTGCGCCTCTTAGTGCCGCCGCCAGCATGGACACTTTATTAGACGAGCACAAAACAGTCGGTGGGGAAGGGAAAAAAGAGGAGGACGTCAAAGAAAACGCATCGCCGAAAAAGTCAAACTCATCCAGGAACTTTCGAAGGAACCGGCGTCGCAGCGATCGATTCGCTACCAACCTCCGCAACGAGATCCAGAGGAAAAAGGCCCAGCTTCAAAGTAGCCGTGGTCCGGGAGGATTGCTCTGCAGTGGAGAAACTGTCCAGGAGGAGGGCCCGGACCTCATCGAGGAAGGGGTAGATATAGAACTGCCTTCCAAGGAAAAACCCTCGAAAGTGTCATTTGCAGCACCCGCCATTCCTCAAGACTCACAAACCACATCAAACGCCTCCAGTGAAGCCAACCATGAAGGGTCTCCGTCCTCGGCCTACCCTCAGAACAGCAGCTCATCGCGGTCTGTTCAGATTCTGGATCCAGGTCTTCCCAGTTTCGGTGTCGGCATCCGAGTTGTAGAGGAGCCAGCGCCTGCCGGCAAGGCCCGCCGCTGGCGTTGGACCCCCGAGCATAAACTCCAACCGGAACCggctcagcagtgtggcttCCCGGGCGAGAGAGTACTAGGCGTGACGGGGTCGCGTCACGGGGTCTGCGCCTTCACCTCCTCTACCTCCTACGGAcggtcctcctcctgctctcggATCGAGGAGACGGATATTCTTCCATTTGCTGATCGAATGAAGTTTTTCGAGGCGACGAGCAAAGGCGTGCCCGTTCCAAATATGTCAAGTCTTCCAGGCTACAGGCAGAAGAAAACCTCCCGCTACCCAGAGCACCATGGAGGGGACCCGGTTCCACCTCCCACCCAGAGGAGATACTCGTACCAGGGGGGGCTTCAGCAGGAAGGTGCCCTGCTTCAGAACACCCTGGAGGCCAGGAGGCAGTCCGTGAGCATCAtgagggagaggcagagagagaaggagagggaacAGGCGAGAGAAATGGAGGAGAGGGCAAGGGAACGAGAGCGGGAGGAACGGTTAAGGGAAAGAGAGaggcagcaggagagagagaggcaagaGAAGGAGTTAGAAATGGAGAGGCTGAGGGAGATTCAACGGGAGGAGAGGGTGAGACAGTGGGAgatggaaagagagagggagctcgagttggaaagagaaaaagagatggAAAGAATCAGAGAGATGGAGCGTCTCAAAAAGGAACGGGAGAAAGAGcttgagagggagagagaaagggaagaAGATCCTCAGCTCAGCTCACGTCACGAGTTTTACAGCAGCTCCGGCTTCAGGGAAAGAAATCAAGACTTCCAGCACAAGGAGAGCCTCCACAGCTTCCAGCCAAAGCCTCAGGCTTACTCACACTGCCAGCTCCAGAACCAAGTGCAGCGATCTGCTTTTCATccggtcagcagctcctctcaaCAGCCTCACCAGCAGGGATACGCAGAGCGAAGCTACACGCCCGCAGAG ACGTATCCCGCCCGGCAGCAGGAAACCACCAAGATCAACAGGAAGTACAGCCTGACCGAGAG AGACTACTCCAGTTGGAGACGTGAGTCCAGACCAGCGGAGAGCGCCGGCCATCAGGGCCGCTGGGGCTCCAGACAGCAACACTTCAGCAGCGATGACCACAACGGCTACTCCTCCGCCCCTCCGCCCGCCCCGCTCGCCCTGCGAGGCCGAGCCATGTCTGAGAACGACCTCCGCTTCGACGGCAGCCACCGCTGGTCGCCGTCCGTCTCCATGTCCGCCAGCCAGACCCTGAGCGAGGTGGAGGAAGGGGGCGGAGACGCGGCGGGCAGGCAGGGCCGGAAgaagacgccgccgccgcccagaccgccgccgccgaagTGGGAGCAGTTCCACCGCAGGCGCGCGTCGCACCACGCCCTCTTCGCCGctcccgccccgccccccaacTACTCCGCCCACTCCGCCTCCTACGTCCCTCCGCCCGAGGAGTCCCGGCAGAGGTCCTACAGCCTGCCGCCGGAGAGGCAGGAGGCGTCCGAGGGCGGCTGCCCGCGCTGCAGCTGCGTTCAGACGCAGGACGCCCCGGCCAATCAGCACCCGGCGCCGTTCCAGGACCGGGCCTTCGCCGTGGCCCCGCCCAGCCCCATGTTCTCCAGGAGGGCCTTCAGGCCAGTGGCTCCACCCCAGAGGGAGACGGACGTGAGAGAGGAGGCGGGACCGTctttacctcctcctcctcctcctcctcttcttccacctccagcagagtccagagagaaCAG TTCACCTCAGACCAGTCCAGAGCAGAACCGACCAACAGTGAACCCTcaccagcagcagtcagtcatgAGGCCTGCAGCCCAGTGGGAGAGAGCCCCGTCTCCCAGAATCCATAGCGACACCGCGCTCCCTCCCGCGGTCGAAAATGGCGGGATTTCACCACCACTGTCATCTTACTTAAATGAGATGGGGTTGGGAGAGCAGCAAAGGGTCCCCGAAGCGGGAACCGAGTCGGAGGCGACCCTCAGCCcgagccccgcccacagcctGGAGGCCGACCTGGACGTCCCGCTGGAGACCGACATCGACGacttccaggaggaggagctccccGCCGGGGCCCCGCCCCTCACCAGCGAGCTGCCCTGTTTCGCGCTGCCCGTCACCGTCCTGGAGACGGACATCGACACGCTGGGCGACCCCGGGGCCTCGCCGCCGGGCCGCGGCtcgccggaggaggaggaggagctggaggccggGGAGAGCCTGGAGGAGCTCTTCCCCCACGGCGGCGAGGGAGACTCGGGCATGGAGAGCTGGAGGGGAGCCTACCAAACCACGGAGCACAGCACCGACAGCCTGGATAG GCGGTCCGGTGCgagctccagctgttcctcctatTACAGCACGTCGGCCGCCAAGGCTCAGCTCCTGTCGCAGATGAAGGACTTCGCCGAGCAGCGGGAGCGCAGCGAGGACGACGAGCTGACCTACAAG AGgcagctgatggagagcctCCGCAAGAAGCTGGGAGTGCTGAGGGAGGCGCAGaggggcctgcaggaggacatCCGGGCCAACGCGCAGctgggagaggag gtggagaacatggtggTGTCGGTGTGCAAGCCCAACGAGGTGGACAAGTTCCGCATGTTCATCGGAGACCTGGACAAGGTGGTGAGTCTGCTGCTGTCGCTGTCCGGGAGGCTGCTGAGGGTGGAGACCACGCTGGACACGCTGGACCCGGAGACCGAGCACCAcgagagg CTCCCCCTGCAGGAGAAGAAGCGTCAGCTCATGAGGCAGCTGTCAGAGGCTCAGGACCTGAAGGAGCACGTGGACCGCAGAGAGCAGGCCGTCAGCCGGGTGCTGGGCCGCTGCCTCTCGCCCGAGCAGCACCGAGACTACAG CCACTTTGTGAAGATGAAGGCCGCCCTGCTGGTGGAGCAgcggcagctggaggacaagATCCGGCTGggcgaggagcagctgagggggcTGAGGGAGAGCCTGGggctgggcctgggcctgggcctcgGCATGGGCATGTCCATGGGATACGGACATTTTTAA